A single region of the Streptomyces sp. NBC_01262 genome encodes:
- a CDS encoding APC family permease produces MTFGLARREVRPKVPLRPGEGERHHLTSIEGLAALSLDALSSVAYGPESIVLVLVAAGTGALTATLPITLVITALLVVLVISYGQVIAVHPDGGGAYAVAKKDLGPRSSLLAAASLVVDYVLTVAVSLAAGAAALASAFPALGSHLLAVCLGGLALLTAVNLRGITESARVLMLPTVLFIVSILGIIVIGLLRAHPAAVVGTAQPVHATEALGVLLILKAFSAGCSALTGVEAIANGVPTFREPRVKRAQRTELMLGALLGLMLVGLAVLIRRDHVAPRGGVTVLAQLTAGSYGTGWAFYATNIVVTLVLLFAANTSFGGLPVLMSLLARDHRLPHVFGLRAERPVYRYGVVALALLSAVLLIAVEADTQKLIPLFAIGVFIGFSISQIGLVRHWATQRPPGWLRRAVVNGIGALLTTLAGLILLTTKFLEGAWVVVVAVPLMMLLFARIQRYYAAVGAELGLGQIPPPPQRGTASLVIVPIGEVSKLAQHALTAALALGDEVVAVAVHADPDKARILRETWDRWNPGVRLDIIDSPHRSLVEPVVEYVQQAASGGRQIAVLIPEVEPKHRRYEILQNQRGILLATVLRARTDVAVCMLPYRLKL; encoded by the coding sequence ATGACGTTCGGCCTGGCTCGCCGCGAAGTGCGGCCGAAAGTTCCGCTGCGTCCCGGCGAGGGCGAGAGACACCACCTGACCAGCATCGAGGGGCTCGCCGCGCTGTCCCTGGACGCGCTCAGCTCGGTCGCGTACGGCCCCGAATCGATCGTCCTCGTCCTGGTGGCCGCCGGCACCGGAGCGCTCACCGCAACGCTGCCGATCACCCTGGTCATCACCGCCCTGCTCGTGGTGCTGGTCATCTCCTACGGCCAGGTGATCGCCGTACACCCCGACGGCGGCGGCGCCTACGCGGTGGCCAAGAAGGACCTCGGGCCACGCAGCAGCCTGCTCGCGGCGGCGAGCCTGGTCGTCGACTACGTCCTGACCGTCGCCGTCAGCCTGGCCGCCGGCGCGGCCGCCCTCGCCTCGGCCTTCCCGGCCCTCGGGTCGCATCTGCTTGCCGTCTGTCTGGGCGGGCTCGCGCTGCTCACCGCAGTGAACCTGCGGGGCATCACCGAGAGCGCCCGGGTGCTCATGCTCCCGACCGTGCTGTTTATCGTCAGCATCCTCGGGATCATCGTGATCGGGCTGCTGCGCGCCCACCCCGCGGCCGTCGTCGGCACCGCCCAACCCGTGCACGCCACCGAGGCGCTGGGCGTCCTGCTGATACTCAAGGCGTTCTCGGCGGGCTGCTCCGCCCTCACCGGCGTCGAGGCCATCGCCAACGGCGTGCCGACCTTCCGCGAACCGCGCGTCAAGCGGGCCCAGCGCACCGAGCTGATGCTGGGCGCACTGCTCGGCCTGATGCTGGTCGGCCTCGCGGTCCTGATCCGCCGAGACCATGTCGCCCCGCGCGGCGGCGTCACCGTCCTGGCCCAGCTCACCGCCGGATCGTACGGAACCGGCTGGGCCTTCTACGCCACCAACATCGTCGTCACCCTCGTCCTGCTCTTCGCCGCCAACACCAGCTTCGGCGGCCTCCCCGTCCTGATGAGCCTGCTGGCCCGCGACCACCGTCTGCCCCACGTGTTCGGACTGCGCGCGGAACGACCGGTGTACCGCTACGGCGTGGTCGCCCTGGCCCTGCTGTCCGCCGTGCTGCTCATCGCCGTCGAGGCCGACACGCAGAAGCTGATCCCGCTGTTCGCCATCGGTGTCTTCATCGGCTTCAGCATCAGCCAGATCGGCCTCGTCCGGCACTGGGCGACCCAGCGCCCGCCCGGCTGGCTGCGCCGCGCGGTCGTCAACGGCATCGGCGCCCTGCTGACCACCCTGGCCGGCCTGATCCTGCTCACCACCAAGTTCCTCGAAGGCGCCTGGGTGGTCGTCGTCGCCGTGCCGCTGATGATGCTGCTCTTCGCCCGCATCCAGCGCTACTACGCCGCCGTCGGCGCCGAACTCGGCCTCGGCCAGATCCCGCCCCCGCCACAGCGCGGCACCGCCAGCCTGGTCATCGTCCCCATCGGCGAGGTCAGCAAGCTCGCCCAGCACGCCCTCACCGCCGCCCTCGCCCTCGGCGACGAGGTCGTCGCCGTCGCCGTCCACGCCGACCCCGACAAGGCCCGCATTTTGCGGGAGACCTGGGACCGCTGGAACCCCGGTGTGCGCCTGGACATCATCGACAGCCCGCACCGCTCCCTGGTGGAACCCGTCGTCGAGTACGTCCAGCAGGCGGCTTCCGGCGGCCGGCAGATCGCCGTCCTCATCCCCGAGGTCGAGCCCAAGCACCGCCGCTACGAGATCCTCCAGAACCAGCGCGGCATCCTCCTGG
- the kdpC gene encoding potassium-transporting ATPase subunit KdpC, with protein MSSPLSTVVRNHLAALRMLLVFTVITGIAYPLLVTGVAQAAFSDQANGSLVTKDGKTVGSSLLGQNFNIVKNGKDTGKPDPQWFQPRPSAGGYDPTVSGASNLGPNNTDLIKTIKERKAAVAAFDGVSPDSVPADAVTASGSGLDPAISKAYADEQIARVAKTRGLDESTVRKLVADNTHSRALGFLGEEYVNVVELNLALANLK; from the coding sequence ATGTCCAGCCCCCTTTCCACGGTGGTCCGCAACCATCTGGCGGCCTTGCGGATGCTGCTGGTCTTCACCGTGATCACCGGCATCGCCTACCCGCTGCTGGTCACCGGTGTCGCCCAGGCCGCGTTCTCCGACCAGGCCAACGGGTCACTGGTGACCAAGGACGGCAAGACCGTCGGCTCCAGCCTGCTCGGCCAGAACTTCAACATCGTCAAGAACGGTAAGGACACCGGCAAGCCCGACCCCCAGTGGTTCCAGCCCAGGCCCTCGGCCGGCGGCTATGACCCGACGGTCTCCGGCGCGTCCAACCTCGGGCCCAACAACACCGACCTGATCAAGACCATCAAGGAACGCAAGGCCGCCGTGGCCGCCTTCGACGGCGTCAGCCCGGACAGTGTTCCGGCCGACGCGGTCACCGCCTCCGGCTCCGGACTCGACCCGGCGATCTCGAAGGCGTACGCGGACGAACAGATCGCCCGCGTCGCCAAGACCCGCGGCCTCGACGAGAGCACCGTCAGGAAGCTCGTCGCCGACAACACCCACAGCCGGGCGCTGGGCTTCCTCGGCGAGGAGTACGTGAACGTGGTCGAACTCAACCTGGCCCTGGCCAACCTCAAGTAA
- a CDS encoding response regulator transcription factor produces the protein MSRILIVDDEPQMTRALSINLKARHYDVATAPDGATALQLASRNPPDAVILDLGLPDLPGIDVIHGLRVWTSLPIIVVSGRTNLADKVAALDAGADDYLTKPFQMEEFLARLRAVLRRPPVLDEPGTVNIARWRVDLAAYTAVPRSGKGRPLHLTPTEWRLITPLLRNPGRLVTGRQLLRAVWGPGHEHSTNYLRVYIATLRRKFEPDPPRPRHLITEPGIGYRFEP, from the coding sequence ATGAGCCGCATCCTGATCGTCGACGACGAACCGCAGATGACGCGGGCCCTCAGCATCAACCTCAAGGCCCGTCACTACGACGTCGCCACCGCCCCCGACGGCGCCACCGCCCTCCAACTGGCCTCCCGCAACCCGCCCGACGCCGTCATCCTCGACCTCGGCCTGCCCGACCTGCCCGGCATCGACGTCATCCACGGCCTGAGGGTCTGGACCTCCCTCCCGATCATCGTGGTCTCCGGCCGAACGAACCTCGCCGACAAGGTCGCCGCCCTCGATGCCGGAGCCGACGACTACCTCACCAAGCCGTTCCAGATGGAGGAGTTCCTGGCCCGGCTCAGGGCTGTGCTGCGCCGTCCTCCTGTCCTTGACGAACCGGGAACTGTGAACATCGCGCGCTGGCGGGTCGACCTCGCCGCCTACACCGCCGTCCCCCGGTCGGGAAAGGGCCGGCCGCTGCACCTCACCCCCACCGAATGGCGCCTCATCACCCCACTGCTGCGCAACCCCGGCCGCCTGGTGACCGGCCGCCAGCTCCTCCGCGCCGTATGGGGCCCCGGGCACGAGCACAGCACCAACTACCTGCGCGTCTACATCGCCACGCTGCGCCGCAAGTTCGAACCGGACCCTCCGCGCCCCCGCCATCTGATCACCGAACCCGGAATCGGCTACCGCTTCGAGCCGTGA
- a CDS encoding ATP-binding protein, which yields MLDEGRRRAARGTDVVVAFAECHKRPNTEAMLDGLEMIPRTEREYRGTVFPEMDLDAVLARAPQVALVDELPHTNIPGGRNAKRWEDIGELLSAGIDVVTTVNIQHLESLNDVVRKITGVPQRETVPDEIVRRADQIELVDLPAEALRRRMAHGNVYAPEKVDAALSHYFRVGNLTALRELALLWVAGRVDEALQRYRSEHRIGGVWETRERVVVALTGGPEGDTLIRRAARIADRSAGGDLLAVHIARSDGLADASPGALARQRELIESLGGSYHSVVGDHIPTALLDFARAENATQLVMGTSRRGQLMRFLTGPGTGEITTELSGDIDVHRVTHERSGRGRLLPTTASALPRTRRVAGPVAGFVLPVLLTTVLANTRGHLNLTSEALLFLLTVVGVACIGGVVSALLASVTASLLLNWYFIPPIGRFTIGEANNALALAIFAVVAVTVAAIVDRSLRLSRRAANATAEAETLSSLAGSILRGDQAVPALLERTRETFGLESAELVDQDTGMPPGSDGTAVVKVPVGHDNLLVLRGRTLAASERRVLTAFAAHVSAALERARLAEAAAEVEPVKAADRMRTALLAAVSHDLRTPLASTWAAVSSLRSTDVEFSDEDRDELLATAEESLDKLNRLVDNLLDMSRLQAGALTLHLQPTPLADVLAQVLDTLPETPVPVVPGALDGAAVVLADPPLLERVVANLVANAVRHTPDGMQVRLSASAHADRIELRVVDRGPGLPAEDRDRVFEPFQRLGDTDNTTGLGLGLALSRGLTEAMGGTLTPEDTPGGGLTMVLSLSAVAVEAPEEAART from the coding sequence ATGCTGGACGAGGGCCGCCGCAGAGCCGCACGCGGGACCGATGTCGTGGTGGCGTTCGCCGAATGCCACAAACGGCCGAACACCGAGGCGATGCTCGACGGCCTGGAGATGATCCCCCGGACCGAACGCGAGTACCGGGGCACGGTCTTCCCCGAGATGGACCTCGACGCGGTCCTCGCCCGTGCCCCGCAGGTGGCCCTCGTCGACGAACTGCCCCACACCAACATCCCCGGCGGACGCAACGCCAAGCGCTGGGAGGACATCGGCGAACTGCTGAGCGCGGGCATCGACGTCGTCACCACCGTCAACATCCAGCACCTCGAATCGCTCAACGACGTCGTCCGGAAGATCACAGGCGTCCCGCAGCGCGAGACCGTCCCCGACGAGATCGTGCGCCGCGCCGATCAGATCGAGCTGGTCGATCTGCCCGCCGAGGCACTGCGCCGCCGCATGGCACACGGCAATGTCTACGCCCCGGAGAAGGTCGACGCGGCGCTCTCCCACTACTTCCGGGTCGGCAACCTCACCGCGCTGCGCGAACTCGCCCTCCTCTGGGTCGCCGGACGCGTGGACGAGGCACTGCAGCGCTACCGCTCCGAGCACCGTATCGGCGGCGTGTGGGAGACGCGCGAACGGGTCGTGGTGGCCCTGACCGGCGGCCCGGAGGGCGACACGCTGATCCGCCGGGCCGCCAGGATCGCCGACCGCTCCGCCGGCGGAGACCTGCTGGCCGTCCACATCGCCCGCAGCGACGGACTCGCCGACGCCTCCCCCGGAGCCCTGGCCAGACAGCGCGAACTCATCGAGAGCCTCGGCGGCAGCTACCACTCCGTCGTCGGCGACCACATCCCCACCGCCCTGCTGGACTTCGCCCGCGCCGAGAACGCCACCCAGCTCGTCATGGGCACCAGCCGCCGCGGCCAGCTGATGCGCTTCCTCACCGGACCAGGCACCGGCGAGATCACCACCGAACTCTCCGGCGACATCGACGTCCACCGGGTCACCCACGAACGCTCCGGGCGCGGCCGTCTGCTGCCCACCACCGCCAGCGCCCTGCCGCGCACCCGCCGGGTGGCGGGCCCCGTGGCCGGTTTCGTACTGCCCGTGCTGCTCACCACAGTCCTGGCCAACACCCGTGGCCACCTCAACCTCACCAGCGAGGCCCTGCTCTTCCTCCTCACCGTCGTCGGCGTCGCCTGCATCGGCGGCGTGGTCTCCGCGCTGCTCGCCTCGGTCACCGCCTCCCTCCTCCTCAACTGGTACTTCATCCCACCCATCGGCCGGTTCACCATCGGCGAGGCCAACAACGCCCTCGCCCTGGCGATCTTCGCGGTGGTCGCTGTCACCGTCGCCGCCATCGTGGACCGCTCCCTACGGCTGTCCCGGCGTGCCGCCAACGCCACCGCCGAGGCGGAGACCCTGTCCTCGCTCGCGGGCAGCATCCTGCGCGGCGACCAAGCGGTGCCCGCGCTGCTGGAACGCACCAGGGAGACCTTCGGCCTGGAGTCCGCCGAACTGGTCGACCAGGACACAGGGATGCCGCCCGGGAGCGACGGGACCGCCGTGGTGAAGGTCCCGGTCGGCCACGACAACCTGCTGGTCCTGCGGGGCCGCACCCTGGCCGCGTCCGAACGCCGCGTGCTCACCGCCTTCGCCGCCCACGTCTCGGCCGCCCTGGAGCGTGCCCGCCTCGCCGAGGCCGCCGCCGAGGTCGAGCCGGTCAAGGCCGCCGACCGGATGCGCACCGCCCTGCTCGCCGCCGTCAGCCACGACCTGCGCACCCCGCTGGCCAGCACCTGGGCCGCCGTCAGCAGTTTGCGCAGCACCGATGTCGAGTTCTCCGACGAGGACCGCGACGAACTCCTCGCCACCGCCGAGGAATCACTCGACAAGCTCAACCGGCTGGTCGACAACCTCCTCGACATGAGCCGCCTCCAGGCCGGCGCCCTCACTCTGCACCTCCAGCCGACCCCGCTCGCCGACGTACTCGCCCAGGTTCTGGACACCCTGCCCGAAACCCCGGTGCCCGTTGTTCCCGGAGCACTTGACGGGGCGGCCGTCGTCCTCGCCGACCCGCCACTGCTGGAACGGGTCGTCGCCAATCTGGTCGCCAACGCCGTACGGCACACCCCCGACGGCATGCAGGTCAGGTTGAGCGCCAGCGCCCACGCCGACCGTATCGAGCTCCGCGTCGTCGACCGGGGCCCCGGGCTGCCGGCCGAGGACCGGGACCGGGTCTTCGAACCCTTCCAACGCCTCGGCGACACCGACAACACCACCGGCCTCGGCCTCGGCCTGGCCCTTTCCCGCGGCCTCACCGAGGCCATGGGCGGCACCCTCACCCCCGAGGACACCCCCGGCGGCGGCCTCACCATGGTCCTGTCCCTGTCCGCCGTAGCTGTCGAAGCCCCCGAGGAGGCGGCACGGACATGA